Proteins from one Bacteroidota bacterium genomic window:
- a CDS encoding cystathionine gamma-synthase family protein: MNNKNLHPESLMMSYGYNPEWSEGAIKCPIFQTSTFVFKTAEEGKAFFEVAYGKREQRPNEKLGLIYSRINNPDLEILENRLTLWDGAEDCAVFESGMSAISTVLLEFLKPGDTILYSSPLYGGTEHFLQHVLTQFGINIIRFKTGEFREEVIDIVEQSGHADTLKMIYIETPANPTLDLIDIACCKEIATYFSTKEKEVYLAVDNTYFGPLWQHPLKHGADIVLYSATKYIGGHSDVIAGAVLGSSKIIKRIKTLRTFLGNMAGPWTGWLLLRSLETLKPRMETQAHNAKHVAEFLAHHQKIERVYYLGFLDKTNPVQYDVYKKQCLSPGAMLSFDVVGGEKEAFTFLNNLKLIKLAVSLGSTESLAEHPATMTHMDLDDNEKIELNITGKLIRLSVGVEHYDDLIADIAQALDHIHLKTDVFNLTSEEIEAF, from the coding sequence TACGGTTACAATCCCGAATGGTCTGAAGGGGCAATTAAGTGTCCGATCTTTCAAACTTCCACATTTGTATTTAAAACAGCTGAAGAAGGAAAAGCATTCTTCGAAGTTGCCTATGGCAAACGGGAACAACGTCCGAATGAAAAGCTCGGTCTCATTTACAGCCGCATCAATAATCCCGATCTGGAAATATTGGAGAATCGATTGACGTTGTGGGATGGTGCGGAAGATTGTGCTGTTTTTGAAAGTGGAATGTCTGCCATTTCTACTGTCTTGCTGGAATTCTTAAAACCGGGTGATACTATTTTGTACAGTTCTCCTCTGTATGGTGGAACAGAACATTTTTTGCAGCATGTCTTAACGCAATTTGGAATCAATATTATTCGATTCAAAACGGGTGAGTTTCGCGAAGAAGTGATCGACATTGTGGAGCAGAGCGGACATGCGGACACTCTCAAGATGATCTATATTGAAACACCGGCAAACCCTACGCTCGATCTTATTGATATTGCCTGCTGTAAAGAGATTGCAACATATTTTTCGACAAAAGAAAAAGAAGTCTATCTTGCCGTTGATAACACATACTTTGGTCCATTGTGGCAGCATCCTTTAAAACATGGAGCAGATATTGTCCTCTACTCTGCTACAAAATATATTGGCGGGCACAGCGATGTTATTGCCGGCGCCGTGCTTGGTTCATCCAAAATCATTAAAAGAATAAAAACGCTGAGAACTTTTTTAGGAAATATGGCGGGACCGTGGACCGGATGGTTGTTATTGCGGAGCCTGGAGACTTTAAAACCACGTATGGAAACACAGGCGCATAATGCAAAACATGTTGCAGAATTTTTAGCACATCATCAAAAGATCGAACGGGTATACTATCTCGGATTTTTGGATAAGACAAATCCCGTTCAATATGATGTATATAAAAAACAATGTCTCTCTCCCGGCGCGATGTTGTCTTTCGATGTTGTGGGGGGTGAAAAAGAAGCATTCACATTCCTGAACAATTTAAAGTTGATTAAACTGGCAGTGAGTTTAGGAAGCACCGAAAGTCTCGCCGAACATCCGGCAACTATGACACACATGGATCTTGATGATAACGAAAAAATAGAGCTCAATATCACGGGAAAATTGATCCGTCTCTCTGTTGGTGTTGAACATTATGACGATCTTATTGCGGATATTGCGCAGGCGTTAGATCATATTCATTTAAAGACGGATGTTTTCAATTTAACATCGGAAGAAATTGAGGCATTTTAG
- a CDS encoding methylated-DNA--[protein]-cysteine S-methyltransferase, with protein MKKYIEHKKTMTLTADTMYNALLRKDSTFEGTFYAAIKTTGIFCRPTCTARKPKRENVEYYSTPKDAILHGYRPCKVCAPMTVVGDYPTEIKKIIFRITEHPLDKLKDGDLRSMNIEPNRIRRWFKRHHGITFHSYQRMMRINSAFKKLSEGESVTSAAYDSGYESLSGFSDAFRSLIGKAPSDHSATNIITITRFPTPLGPMFACATNEGICLLEYTDRRMLEFELRDIRKRLHGSILFGSNKHLERLQVQLKEYFDGKRKTFDLPLITPGTEFQNRVWKQLHNIPYGETVSYKQQAERMKHGKAVRAVANANGFNRMSIIIPCHRVIGSDGSLTGYGGGLWRKKWLLDFEKKNR; from the coding sequence ATGAAAAAGTATATTGAACATAAAAAAACTATGACACTTACAGCCGATACGATGTACAACGCTTTGCTCCGCAAGGACAGCACGTTCGAAGGAACCTTCTACGCCGCTATTAAAACTACCGGTATTTTCTGCCGGCCAACATGCACCGCGCGCAAACCGAAGCGGGAAAATGTTGAATATTATTCCACGCCAAAGGATGCTATTCTTCACGGATACCGTCCCTGCAAAGTCTGTGCACCAATGACCGTTGTGGGCGATTATCCCACTGAAATCAAGAAAATAATTTTCCGCATTACGGAACATCCGTTGGACAAATTGAAGGATGGCGACCTCCGTTCCATGAATATTGAGCCAAATCGGATCCGTCGTTGGTTTAAACGACATCATGGCATCACATTTCATTCATACCAACGGATGATGCGGATCAACAGCGCGTTCAAAAAATTATCGGAAGGAGAATCGGTCACTTCCGCAGCGTATGACAGTGGATATGAATCACTCAGCGGATTCAGCGATGCATTCCGATCACTTATCGGAAAAGCTCCGTCGGATCATTCTGCAACGAATATCATTACCATCACTCGATTTCCTACTCCATTGGGACCGATGTTTGCGTGCGCTACTAATGAGGGAATTTGTTTATTGGAATACACTGACCGACGAATGCTGGAGTTTGAATTGCGCGATATCCGTAAACGATTACACGGATCGATTCTCTTCGGCTCTAATAAACATTTGGAACGATTGCAGGTTCAATTGAAAGAATATTTTGACGGAAAACGAAAAACATTCGATCTTCCGTTGATCACACCGGGGACCGAATTTCAGAACAGAGTTTGGAAACAGCTTCACAACATTCCGTACGGCGAAACTGTTTCCTATAAACAGCAGGCGGAACGAATGAAACACGGTAAAGCAGTACGGGCTGTGGCCAATGCCAATGGATTCAACCGAATGTCGATCATTATCCCCTGCCACCGCGTGATAGGGAGCGATGGGAGTTTGACCGGATATGGTGGGGGATTATGGCGTAAGAAATGGCTGTTAGATTTTGAAAAGAAGAATAGATAA